Part of the Usitatibacter palustris genome, AACGCGACGGCGACGCCGAGGGCGACGGCGAATCGCAGGCTGCCTCCGCCCCCGAGACCCACGAAGACCGCGGCAACGATGATGTCCCCTCGATGGGCGACGACATGGGCAGCGGTGTCCGCCGCGACAGCGGCGACCGCGACGACTTCACGCAGTTTGCGGCGGCCGAGCCCACGCTCCAGGACCACCTGCTCGCGCAGCTCGCTCTGCTCTCGCTGACGGAGCGCGACCGCAACATTGCCGCGCTCCTCGTGGGCCACCTCGACGAAGACGGTTATTTCCCGCGCGACCTCGCGGAGTTGCGCGAGACGATGGCCGAGGCGATCCCCGAGCTCGAGCCCGAGGAAATCGACATCGCGCGGCGCCACATCCAGTTCCTCGAGCCCACCGGGGTCGGTGCGCGCGACGTCCCGGAATGCCTCGCGCTCCAGTTGCGCACGATGCCCGTGCAAACACCGCATCGCGACGGCGCGATCGCGCTCGTCACCAACCACCTCGATGTCCTCGCCGCGCGCGACTTCAACCGGTTGAAACGCCTGCTGGGCGTGGACGAAGACGAGCTGCGCGACATCCGCGCGCTCATCCTCACGCTCGATCCCAAGCCGGGCCGCGCCTTCGGTGCGGGCGATGTGCGCTACGTCGTACCCGATGTCGTGGTGCGGAAATCCAGCGGTCGCTGGACCGCCACGCTCAACCGCGACGCGATGCCGCGCCTGCGGATCAACAAGATGTACGCCGACATCCTGCAGGCCTCGCGCGACAACGGCGCCAAGCACCTCGCGGGGCAGCTCCAGGAAGCGCGCTGGCTCATCAAGAACGTGCAGCAGCGCTTCGACACGATCCTCCGGGTCACGCAGGCCATCGTCGACAGGCAGAAGAATTATTTCGAGCACGGCGAGGTCGCCATGCGCCCGCTCGTGCTGCGCGAGATCGCCGAGGCGGTGGGTCTCCACGAATCCACGATCTCGCGCGTCACCACGCAGAAGTACATGTTCACGCCGCGCGGCATCCTCGAGCTGAAGTACTTCTTCGGCAGCCACGTTTCCACCGACACGGGAGGCTCGTGCTCCGCCACGGCCATCCGCGCGCTCATCAAGCAGCTTGTCGCCGCAGAGGATGGCAAGAAGCCCCTCTCGGACCACCGAATCTCCGACATCCTCGCGCAGCAGGGCATCCAGGTCGCACGGCGCACCGTTGCGAAGTACCGCGAGGCGTTGCAGATACAGCCGGCAAATCTCCGCAAGTCGATCTAGCAGGTCCAACCAGAAAGGAGCTTCGATGAACCTCCAGCTCACCGGACACCACGTCGAGATCACTCCCGCGATTCGCGAATACGTCGTAGCCAAGCTCGAACGCATCAACAGGCACTTCGACCACGTCATAGACGTCAACTTGATCATGACGGTCGAGAAGCTCGACCAGAAGATCGAGGCCAACGTGCACCTTTCCGGCAAGGACATCCACGTCCAATGCCACCAGCCCGACATGTACGCGGCGATCGACGGCCTGGTCGACAAGCTCGACCGCCAGATCCTCAAGCACAAGGAAAAATTCAAGGTGACGCTGCGGCAATCGCCGGGCATCAAGCGCACCGCTGAATCCTAGAGCGCAATGAACCTCGTCACGAACCTGCTGCCGCAGGAGCACGTCCTGCTCGACCTCGACGCGACCAGCAAGAAGCGTCTGTTCGAGCAGGTCGGGTTGCTCTTCGAAAACTCGCGGCAAGTGCCGCGCGCGCGGGTCTTCGACGCGTTCTTCGACCGCGAGAAGCTCGGCTCCACGGCCCTGGGCTGTGGAGTCGCGATTCCGCACGGGCGCATCAAGGCGTTGAAGGAACCGCTGTGCGCCTTCGTGCGCACCGCCACGCCGCTCGCGTTCGAAGCGCCCGACGGCCAGCCCGTGCAGCTTGTCTTCGCGATGCTCGTTCCGGAGCACGCGACCGAAGGCCACCTGCAAATCCTCTCCGAGCTCGCGCAGATGTTCAGCGATCCCGGATTCCGCACCGCGCTGCTCGACGCGAAGGACGCGCGCGAAGCGCACGCGACGATCACCGGCTGGTCGCCGTATGCCCCGGCTCAGCGTACAGCGGCTCTTTGACGAGCGCCGCGCGCGCCTGGGCCTCGCGTGGCTCGCGGGCGCCGCGGGTGCGACGCGCGAGATCACCGGCGAGATGCTCGCGCAGCCGGGCGTGGGGCTCATCAGTCACCTGAACCTCATCCACCCGCTGATCGTGCAGGTGCTGGGCAAGAGCGAAGCGGCGTACCTCGAGGGCCTCGACCCGACGACGCGCGAGCAGACGGCCGCGCGCATCTGCGGCGGCGACACGGTGGTCGTCATCGCTTGCGACGGCATCGCCGTACCGATCGAGCTCGAGCAGGCCGCCTCGCGCACCGCCACGCCGCTCCTCGGTTCGGCCGAACCCAGCCAGCAGGTGATCAACGTCCTGCGCCCGTATCTCCAGCAAGAGCTCGGCGCCGTCACGCAGGTGCACGGCGTCTTCCTCGACGTGCTCGAGATCGGCGTGCTGATCACGGGCGAATCGTCGGTGGGAAAAAGCGAGCTCGCGCTCGAGCTCATCTCGCGCGGCCACGGCCTCGTGGCCGATGACGTCGTCGAGCTGCAGCAGATCGGCCCGGAGACGGTGCAGGGGCGCTGCCCCGCGATGCTGCGCGACTTCCTCGAGGTCCGCGGGCTAGGCGTGCTCAACATCCGTTCCATCTTCGGCGAGACCGCGGTTCGTCCGCGCAAGGCGCTGCGCCTCGTGGTGCACCTGGAGATGCCCGTGAACGGCTCCTCCGAACGCGAACGCCTCACCACGCGCTCGGGCACGCAATCGATCCTCGGCGTCGATGTGCCCACCGTGACGCTCGCGGTGGCACCGGGACGCAACCTCGCCGTGCTCGTGGAAGCCGCGGTGAGAAACCACATCCTGCTCACGCGGGGCATCGACTCGACGCGCGACTTCATCGCGCGCCAGGCGAGCACCATGCGCGACGAGGGCGCGCCGGGTCGCAAGGACGACGCCGACTGATGCATCTCGTCCTGCTCTCCGGCGTATCGGGCTCCGGCAAGAGCGTGGCGCTCAAGGCCCTCGAGGACGCAGGCTTCTTCTGCGTGGACAACCTCCCCGCGGCGCTGATTCCGCAGCTCGTCGCCACGCGCACTGAACCGCGCGTAGCCATCAGCGCGGATGCGAGAAGCCCCGAGACGCTCGCGGAATTGCCGCGCGTGGTCGCCGGCGTGAAGGACGCGGGCCACCAGGTCCAGGTGATCGTGCTCGATGCAACCGATGAGAGCCTGGTGCGCCGCTTCTCCGAGACGCGCCGCCCGCATCCGCTGGCGAAGGACGGCCGCACGCTCAAGGAAGCGATCGTCAAGGAGCGGCTGCTGCTCGAAGGCCTCACCGACATCGGCAATCGCATCGACACGAGCGCGCTCACACCCGCGCAATTGCGCGGCTGGATCCAGGACCTCGTCGTCACCGACCGCACGCGGCTCGCCCTCGCGTTCGTCTCCTTCGGCTTCAAGGGCGGCGTGCCGCTCGACGCCGACTTCGTCTTCGACGTTCGCTTCCTCGCCAATCCGCACTATGACCCGCAGCTCAGGTTGCTCACCGGCGCCGATCCGGACGTGATCGCCTTCCTCGAGCGCGAGACCGAAGCGGGCCTGCTCATCGAGGAGATCCAGCGCTTCCTGCAGCGATGGATCCCGAAGTTCGTGCTCGACCAGCGCGCCGCGCTCACGGTTGCGATCGGCTGCACGGGCGGGCGTCACCGCTCGGTGTACGTCACCAACCAGCTCGCCGAGCGCTTCGCGCAGGACTACGACGTGATCGTGCGCCACCGCGACATCTCGAAGGCCTGACGGTGCTGGTGCTGAACCTCCTATCGGCAGGACGCCGCCCGGAGGCGGTGCCGATCTTCCCGCTCTCCACGATCCTCTTCCCGGGCGCGATCCTGCCGCTGCGCATTTTCGAGACGCGCTACATGGACATGGCCAAGGCGTGCCTGCGCGACAAATCGCTCTTCGGCGTGTGCCTCATCCGCGAGGGCTCCGAAGTCGGCGCGCCCGCCGTGCCCGAGCCCGTGGGCTGCCTCGCGAGGATCGCGGAGGCGGACATGGAAGAGCTGGGCATCCTCAAGGTGAAGGCCGAGGGGCTCGAGCGCTTTCGCATCGTGTCCTCCGAGACCACGAGGTCGGGCCTCATCGTGGGCGCGATCGAGCCGATCGCCGCCGATGACGTCGAGGCGACCACGCCGCAGCTCGACGAGTGCGCGGACTTCCTGCGCAAGGTGATCGCGGGCATCGGCGAGGGCCGCTTCGCCCCGCCGCTCAAGTTCGACGATCCGAGCTGGGTGAGCTTCCGCATCGCCGAGATCCTGCCGCTCAGGAACGACGTGAAGCAGAAGCTCCTCGAGTTGCGCGACGCGACCGTGCGCGTGGCGTTCCTGCACAAGTTCCTTCGCCAGCAGAAGCTGATCTGACTTCGCGCAGCAGCTTCTTCACCGGCGCGGGCAGCGCCGCGCCTTCCAGTTCCGAAAGCGGCAGCCAAAAAAAGGGGACAGACCCCTTTTCCAAAAAGGGGACAGTCCCCTTTATTTCCCACGGCGTGACGTCCAGCGTGAAGTGGGTGAACACGTGGGTGAAGGGAGCGAGTGCCCTCGCTCCGGCCGGCGGCTTCTGGTCGGCGGGAAATTCCGGCAGCGACCATAGCCCGCCCCAGATGCCCTTCGCGGGGCGCTTCTCGAGCAGCACTTCTCCCGCGCGCAGCGTCACCAGCATCGCGATCGCGCGGCGCGGCGATTCGCGGCGGCGCTTGCGGCCGGGCAGCTCCGCGATGCGATCCTCGCCGCGGGCCACGCAATCGAGGGCCACCGGGCAGGTCGCGCACGCGGGCTCGCGTACGACGCAAACGGTCGCACCCAGGTCCATGAGTCCCTGCGTGTAGGATTCGATCGCGCGCGCGGGCAGGCGCGCTTCGGCCGCCTCCCACAGCGACGCGACCACCGCGTTGCTCGCCGGATCTCCGCCGATGCCGGCGTGGCGGGCGATCACGCGCTTCACGTTGCCGTCGAGGATCGCGCGAAGCTCGCCGGAGGCGAACGCCGCGATCGCCGCCGCCGTCGACCGGCCGATGCCGGGGAGCGCCACCAGCGCATCGAACGTGGTCGGAAAGACGCCCGCGTGGTCCGTCATCACCGATTTCGCGGCGCGATGCAGGTTGCGGGCACGCGCGTAGTAGCCCAGCCCGCTCCACAGGGCCAGCACGTCATCCTCGGGGGCCGCGGCCAGCGCTGCCACCGAGGGAAACCGCGCGAGGAAGCGCTCGTAGTACGGGATCACCGTCGTGACCTGCGTCTGCTGCAGCATCACCTCGGAGAGCCAGATCCGGTAGGCGTCGCGGGTGCCCTGCCAGGGGAGGTCGTGGCGGCCATGGCGGCGCTGCCAGCGCACGACACGCGCGGAAAAGGATTCGGGGGAGGGCATCGGGAGCGGTGGAGCGGGTGAAGGGAATCGAACCCTCGTCGTAAGCTTGGGAAGCTTCTGCTCTGCCATTGAGCTACACCCGCAGCCGAGGTCGCCAGTTTACCGTTGGCGAACGCCGGCAGCCATCCGTCGCACGGCTGGCCCCGGGTGCCGGCGGGCAGCTACCATGCCCCGCATGTCCCGAACCGCCCTCCACCTCACCTCCAACCTCAGTGCCCAGGAGCTCGCGGCCCTGTGCAAGGCCGTCGACTTCCACCCGATCGTGGGGATCCCCGGCTTCCAGGACGCCAAGCGCGGGCCGTTGCGCGACCTCTACCTCACGCTCATCTGGAACACGTTCCTGGGGATCGTCTTCACGGGATTCGCGTGGCTCATGAACCTGCGGCCGCCGCCCATGCAGACGCTGTGGATCAACATCGTCGTGGCCAACTTCGCGGGCTTCAGCATCCACGCGCTCTTCATGCTGGGCTCGATGACCGGGATGGACGTCAAGCTGTACCTCTGGAACCGCACCGCGTTCGGGATTTACACGGCGACCATCGTGAGCATCGGCGTGGCCACCGGGTTCACCCTCGCCGGTTCGGTGCTCGAGCTCGATTTCGCCCGCTTCATGCGCAGCGAGCGCTGGCTCACGATCGTGACGCTCTCGAGCGTGATCATCTCGATCATCATGCTGTCGATCTTCTTCTGGCGCGCGCGCACCGCGGACGCCGAAGCCGCGCTCGAGCGCGAGCGCCAGCGCAACGAACGCGCCGAGCGCGAAACCGCGATCGCGAACCTGCGCACGCTGCAGGCCCAGATCGAGCCGCACTTCCTTTTCAATACGCTCGCCAACGTGACGAGCCTGATCGATCCGGATCCGGCGAAGGCGAAGCGCATGCTCGAAACCTTCATCCGATTCCTGCGCGCGACGCTCGGCGCCTCGCGCAGCGAGTCCACGACGCTCGGCGCGGAAAAGGAACTGATCGCCTCCTTCCTCGACGTGCTCGAGGTGCGCATGGGCCCGCGGCTTCGCTATTCGATCGACGTCGAGCCTTCGCTGGAAATGCACGTGCTCCCGCCGATGCTCCTGCAGCCGCTCGTGGAAAACGCGATTCGCCACGGCCTCGAGCCCAAGGTCGAGGGCGGCGAGGTGCGCTTCACCGCGCGCCGCGAAGGCGAGGATGTCGTGATCGAGATCGCCGACACGGGCGTGGGATTCGCGCCCGCGACGAGCGGCGGCTTCGGGCTCACCAACGTGCGCGACCGGTTGCGCCTGCTCTTCGGCGCGCGCGGCTCGCTCGCCATCGCCGAGAATGCGCCCTCCGGCACGCTCGTCACCGTGAGGCTCCCCGCATGACGCGCGCGCTGATCGCCGACGACGAGCCGAACCTCGCCGAACACCTGCGCGGCCGCCTCGCCCAGCTTTGGCCGGAGCTGGAAATCCTGCCGCTCGCCGCCAACGGGCTCGAGGCGCTGCGCGCGCTCGACGAGGACGAACCCGAGGTCGCCTTCCTCGACATCCGGATGCCCGGGCTTTCCGGGCTGGAAGTCGCCGGGCGAAGCGGGCACGCGACGCACGTGGTGTTCGTGACCGCCTACGACCAGTACGCGGTGGAAGCTTTCGATCGCGAGGCCGCCGATTACGTGCTCAAGCCCGTGACCGACGAGCGTCTCGAGAAATGCATCGAGCGGCTGAAGAAGAAACTCGCCGCCGCCGAGCGCCCGCCCGCACTCGACGACGTGCTCGCGCGCATCGCGCGCGCGATCCCCGGCGCGGCCGGCGGAAAGCTTCGCTGGATCCGGGCCTCGAAGGGCGAGGTCGTCCGGCAGATCGCCGTGGACGACGTGCTCTACTTCCAGGCCTCGGACAAGTACACGTGCGTGATGACGCGCGAGGGCGAATCGCTCATCCGCCTGCCGCTCGCCGAGCTCGCCGACCAGCTCGACCCCGAGGCCTTCGCCCAGATCCATCGCGGGACGATCGTGAACCTGCGCGAGGTCGCCTCGACGCGCCGCGATCTCGGAGGCCGCACGTTCGTGATGCTTCGCGACGGCAAGACCGAGCTCCCGGTCAGTCGCGCCTACGCCCCGCTCTTCAAGCAGATGTGAGGTCTTGAAGCGCATCAAGTAGCCACCCTCCGGTCGGTGCTAGACTTTTTGTGCACATGACCCAAGCCCCCATCCGCGTCACCGTCAACGGCACCGCGCGCGAATTCCCCACCGCTCCCACCTTCGTCGAGATGCTCCAGGCCCTCGCGATCGAGGGCCGGCGCCTGGCGATCGAACGCAACGGCGAGATCGTGCCCCGCAGCCGCTTGGGCGAAGCGCGGCTGGCCGACGGCGACCGCATCGAAGTCGTCGTCGCAGTCGGGGGCGGCTAGGAGCTCGAATGTCGAACGACAAACTCATCGTCGCCGGGAAGCCCTACGACTCGCGCCTGCTCGTGGGCACCGGCAAGTACCAGGACTTCGACGAGACGCGCCGCGCCATCGAGGCGAGCGGCGCGCAGATCGTGACCGTCGCGATCCGGCGGACCAACATCGGGCAGAAGGCGGGAGAGCCGAACCTGCTCGACGTCCTGCCGCCGTCGAAATTCACGATCCTGCCCAACACCGCGGGTTGCTACAGCGCTGATGACGCGGTGCGCACTCTCCGCCTCGCGCGTGAGCTCCTCGACGGCCATTCGCTCGTGAAGCTCGAGGTGCTGTCGGACCCGCAGACGTTGTTTCCGAACATGCCCGAGACGTTGGTGGCGGCGAAGCAGCTCGTCTCGGAAGGCTTCCAGGTGATGGTCTATTGCAGCGACGATCCGGTGCTCGCCAAGCAGCTCGAGGACCTCGGCTGTGTGGCGGTGATGCCGCTTGCTTCGCTCATCGGTTCGGGCATGGGCATCCTCAATCCCTGGAACCTGCAGATCATCATCGATCGCCTGCAGGTGCCCGTGCTGGTCGATGCGGGAATCGGCACCGCGTCGGACGCGGCGATCGCGATGGAGCTCGGCTGCGATGGCGTGCTGATGAACACCGCGATCGCGCAGGCGAAGGACCCGGTGCGCATGGCGCGTGCGATGAAGCTCGCGGTGGAGGCGGGGCGCGAAGCCTATCTCGCGGGCCGCATGGCGAAGAAGCCCTACGTGGCTTCGCCGAGCTCGCCTACCGAGGGACTCATCCAGAAATCGGCCTGAGGCCCACAGACAAACGCCGCAGGACGCGGCGTTTGCTTTGCTACGGAGCGCTCAGAACCGCCACATTACGCCGACGGAGAAGGTATCCGTATCGGCGTCAGCAGCCAGCGTGTGGCCCACGAGCGAATAGCGCTCCAATTCGGCACGGATGCCGAATGCCTTGTTGAACTCGTATTGCGCGCCCAGGCCGTAGCGCATGCGCGTGCCGCGCGTCGCATCCGTCTGCAGCAGGGTCGTGGAGTAGGGGGCGAACGACGAGTGCGCATCGCCGCGATACGCGCCGAAGCGGCCGTACAGGGACATGCGTCCCCACACCGGCAGCGTGGCGACGGCATCGACGCCAAAGCCCGTGCTGCGGAAGTTCGAGGAGAGCACCGCGGGATTGGCGAACGGGTTGGTGCTGTTCCGGCCGAAGTCCACGTACTCGCTCGAGATCTCGAAATACTTGTTGGCCCTGTATCCGAGCTTCAGGCGCTGGCCCGGATCCGCATTGAGCGTGGGCGACAGGCCCAGCAGCGCAGGCGCGGTGAAGGCATAGAAATTGTTGCCGGGCCCGAGCATCGACTGCGGGGGACGCAGATGCCCGTAATAATCACCCCACGCAGCGGACGATGCCGACGCGATGGCGACTACGAAGAGGGCTCTGCGAAGTGGCATGGGGCGTGACCGAGGGGTTCGAACTCAATGTAGGCCGGTGCCCTGCGACTGTCAATTCGCCCCGTATGATCGCCTCCGTGACCCATCCTCCGATCCGCAGCTACGTTCTTCGCCAGGGGCGCTTCTCGCCGGCCCAGCAGCGCGCCTACAGCGAACTGCTGCCCCGCTACGGCGTCCCCTACGCCGCCGGGCCCATTGATTTCAAGGCTCTTTTTGGCAGGTCCGCACCGGTCGTGGCGGAAATCGGCTTCGGCATGGGCGAAACCACCGCCCGGATCGCCGAGGAGCGTCCCGAGGTCGATTTCCTGGGGATCGAGGTCCATTCGCCCGGCGTCGGCAGCCTGCTGCGGATGGTCGGTGAGCGGGCGCTTACCAATGTCCGCATCATCCAGCACGACGCCATGGAAGTAGTTCGGGATATGGTCCCCGCCGCGTCCCTGTCCGGGCTGCACATTTTCTTCCCCGACCCCTGGCCCAAGAAGCGCCACCACAAGCGCCGCCTCATCCGTCCGGAGTCCGCAGCGCTGTTCGCCTCACGGCTGGCACCGGGGGGCTACCTGCACTTCGCCACGGACTGGGAGGAGTACGCCGAGCAGGCGCTGGAGGTCCTTTCGGGCACTCCCGGCCTGAGCAACACCGCGAAGGATTACGCACCCCGGCCCGAGTCGCGGCCGGAAACCAAGTTCGAGCGCCGCGGGATCCGCCTGGGTCACGCCGTTCGCGACCTCTACTTCCACAAGGACTGAACATGGACGCAAGGCGCAGGAATCTCTCGAAGGTGATTGCCGCGGCAATGCTGCTTCCCGGTGGACTGAGCGCGTGGATGTCGCGCGCGCTCGCCGCGGGCACCGTGGGCGGCATGCAGGGCGTGGCCCGCCTCGAAGGGACGGCGACCGTGAACGGCACGGCAGCGCAGGTGGGAACGCCCGTGAAGGCCGGCGACAAGGTGGTTACCGGGAAGGGCAGCCAGGCGGTGGTCGTGATCGGCGACGACGCGTTCCTGATGCGCTCGGACACCGTGATCGAGTTCAAGGGGCGCGGCAGCGTGCTCTCCGAGCTCGCGATCGCGAGCGGGAAGGTGCTCAACGTGTTCTCGAAGAAGCCCATGGCGATCAAGGCCGCGACGGCTTCGATCGGCATTCGCGGCACCGGCGCGTACATCGAGGTCGAGCCGAAGAAGGTGTACTTCTGCCTCTGCTACGGCACCGCCGACATCGACGGGCCGAACATGACGACGAAGACCGTGGTCACGACCCACCACGAAAGCCCGCTCTATCTGCTCGACGACGGACGCGCGCTCAGCGCGGAGCCGGGACCCTTCCTCAACCACAAGGACGACGAGCTGATCCTGCTCGAGTCGCTGTGCGGCCGCGAGCCGCCGTTCGTGAAGAGCGGCCAGTACCCCTCGAAGAAATACTAGGGCGCGCGCTTCAGGGCGATGGTCCGCGCCTGCGCAGGCTCGGCCGGCAGGAACATCTCCAGCAGCTCGTTCAGGAAGCGCTGACCGCGCGACGTCGGGCGAATCGTCGTGGGATCCTTCTCGAGCAGGCCGCGCTCTTCCGCGGCGCGCAGCTCGCGACCCACCGTCGTGATCGGCAATCCCGTGCGCTCGGTGTAGATCGTGGCCGGAACGCCGCCTGTGAGGCGCAGGGCGTTGAGCATGAACTCGAACGGCAGGCGCTCGACCGAGACGTCCGCTCCCTCCTGCAGGGCGTCACCGGCCAGCGCCGCATCCATGTATGCGGCGGGCTGGCGCTGGCGCGCTTCGCGCCGCACGCGATCGGCGAAGGTGATCTTGCCGTGCGCGCCCGCGCCGATGCCGACGTAGTCGCCGAAGGTCCAGTAGTTCACGTTGTGCCGCGCGCGCCGGCCCGGCTTGGCGAAGGCAGATGTTTCGTAGTGTTCGTAGCCTCCGGCGGCGAGTACGGCTTCGATCGCTTCCTGCATGTCCGCGGCGAGATCGTCATCGGGCAGCTTCGGCGGATGGCTGTGGAAGTACGTGTTGGGCTCGAGCGTGAGGTGGTAGGCCGAGATGTGCGGCGCGTCGAAGGCAATGGCCTCCTTCACGTCGGCAAGGGCTTCCTCGATCGATTGCCCGGGGAGCGCGTACATGAGGTCGATGTTCACGTTGCCGAATACCTCGAGGCCCGTGGCGATCGCCCGCCGCGCTTCATCCGAGCCGTGGACGCGCCCAAGCGCGGCGAGCTTCGCATCGTCGAAGCTCTGCACGCCGATCGAGAGGCGGCTCACGCCCGCGGCGCGATACCCGCGAAAGCGTTCGGCCTCGAAGGTGCCCGGGTTCGCTTCGAGCGTGATCTCGGCGTCCGGATCGACGGGTACACGCGTGCGCACCGCGGTGAGGATGGCGTCGATCGATTGGGGCGTGAAGAGGCTTGGCGTTCCGCCGCCGATGAAGATCGTCGAGAAGCGCCGGCCCCAGATCTGCGGGAGCGCGCTTTCAAGATCCGCGACCAACGCCTGCACGTAGCGCGCTTCGGGCACGTCGCCCCGCTTCTCGTGCGAATTGAAATCGCAGTACGGGCACTTCTTCAGGCACCAGGGAATGTGGACGTAGAGCGAGAGCGGCGGCAACTGCGCGAAGCGCGGCCGGGTGAGATCGGCAAGGACCTGCGCCGCGGGCATTTCGCCGGGCCTAGGCGTGCGCCTGCAGCGCGGTGAGCTTCGCCTCGAGCGCGACGATCGCCTTCGCGCGATGGCTCACGCGGTTCTTCTCCTCGGGGAAGAGCTCGCCCGCGGTGAGCCCGCGAAAGGGCAACAGGAAATGCGGGTCGTAGCCGAAGCCGCGCGCGCCGCGGGGGTCGAGCACGATCTCGCCGTGCCAGGTGCCGTCGGCGATGATCGGGCACGGATCGTCGGCGGTCTGCACGAGCACCAGCACGCAGTAGTAGTAGGCCGAGCGGTCCTTGAGGTCGCGAAGCGCGTTCACGAGCTCCGCGTTGTTGCGCGCATCGCGCGTGGCGCGATCGCCGTCACGGCCCGCGTAGTACGCGGAGTTCACGCCCGGCGCGCCGGCCAGCGCCGGTACGCACAGGCCGGAATCGTCGGCGAGCGCGGGCAGCCCCGTGGCTTCGCATGCGTGGCGCGCCTTGGCGAGCGCGTTCTCCACGAATGTCGAATAGGGTTCCTCGGCTTCGGAGATGCTGAAGATCGATTGCTCGAGCGCTTCCATGCCGAGCGGTTCCAGCAGCGCCTTGAGTTCCTTGATCTTCGCTGCGTTGTTCGAGGCGATGACGACGCGCCGCGTCACGCAGTGCCCCCGGCGAGTGCCGAGCGCTGCGCCGCGACGAGCTGCGAGATGCCGTGCGTGGCGAGGTCGAGCAGGCGCGTCATCTCCTCGCGCGTGAACGGTTCGCCCTCGGCCGTGCCCTGGACCTCGACGAAATCACCGGAGCCCGTCATCACGACGTTCATGTCGGTTCCGCAGGCCGAATCCTCGGAGTAGTCGAGGTCGAGCAGCGGGTGGCCGCCCACCATGCCCACGGAAACGGCGGCGACGAAATCGCGCAGCGGATCGTGCGCGAGGTTGCCCTTCGCGCGCAGGAACGCGATCGCATCGGCGAGTGCGACCATCGCGCCGGTGATCGAGGCGCAGCGCGTGCCGCCGTCGGCTTGCAGCACGTCGCAGTCGATCGTGATCTGGCGCTCGCCCAGGAGGGCGAGGTCGGTCACCGCGCGCAGGCTGCGGCCGATCAATCGCTGGATCTCCTGCGTGCGGCCCGATTGCTTGCCCGCGGCCGCCTCGCGCGCGCCGCGCGTGTTGGTGGCGCGCGGCAGCATGCCGTACTCGGCGGTCACCCAGCCCTTGCCGGTTCCCTTGAGGAAGGAGGGCACGCGCTCCTCGACGCTCGCGGTGCACAGCACCTTGGTGTGGCCGAACTCGACGAGCACCGAGCCTTCGGCGTGCATCGTGTAGCGGCGCAGGATGTTCACGGGGCGAAGCCCCCGTGCATCACGATCGAACGAGCGGGGCATGGGTCTAGCGCGGAACCTTGCGGATCGCGTCCTGGATTTCGGCGATGGCTTTCTCGATGTCGGCTTCCGTCACGTCGTCGGGGGGCACGGCCACATCGAGCTGCTCGGTGTTGCTCGAGGTGCTGAACTCTTCCTCGTTCAGCATCTGCGTGGTGTCCTTCACCGTGTCGTCGTCCTGGTTTTCCCAGGTGAGGGCGACCACGGAGATGTTGTCGGAGTCACCGTCGGCGCGCCGGTACGCTTCGGTGATCAGGCCCGGGATGAGGCCCACGACA contains:
- a CDS encoding LON peptidase substrate-binding domain-containing protein; this encodes MLVLNLLSAGRRPEAVPIFPLSTILFPGAILPLRIFETRYMDMAKACLRDKSLFGVCLIREGSEVGAPAVPEPVGCLARIAEADMEELGILKVKAEGLERFRIVSSETTRSGLIVGAIEPIAADDVEATTPQLDECADFLRKVIAGIGEGRFAPPLKFDDPSWVSFRIAEILPLRNDVKQKLLELRDATVRVAFLHKFLRQQKLI
- the hprK gene encoding HPr(Ser) kinase/phosphatase — its product is MPRLSVQRLFDERRARLGLAWLAGAAGATREITGEMLAQPGVGLISHLNLIHPLIVQVLGKSEAAYLEGLDPTTREQTAARICGGDTVVVIACDGIAVPIELEQAASRTATPLLGSAEPSQQVINVLRPYLQQELGAVTQVHGVFLDVLEIGVLITGESSVGKSELALELISRGHGLVADDVVELQQIGPETVQGRCPAMLRDFLEVRGLGVLNIRSIFGETAVRPRKALRLVVHLEMPVNGSSERERLTTRSGTQSILGVDVPTVTLAVAPGRNLAVLVEAAVRNHILLTRGIDSTRDFIARQASTMRDEGAPGRKDDAD
- the hpf gene encoding ribosome hibernation-promoting factor, HPF/YfiA family, coding for MNLQLTGHHVEITPAIREYVVAKLERINRHFDHVIDVNLIMTVEKLDQKIEANVHLSGKDIHVQCHQPDMYAAIDGLVDKLDRQILKHKEKFKVTLRQSPGIKRTAES
- the rapZ gene encoding RNase adapter RapZ is translated as MHLVLLSGVSGSGKSVALKALEDAGFFCVDNLPAALIPQLVATRTEPRVAISADARSPETLAELPRVVAGVKDAGHQVQVIVLDATDESLVRRFSETRRPHPLAKDGRTLKEAIVKERLLLEGLTDIGNRIDTSALTPAQLRGWIQDLVVTDRTRLALAFVSFGFKGGVPLDADFVFDVRFLANPHYDPQLRLLTGADPDVIAFLERETEAGLLIEEIQRFLQRWIPKFVLDQRAALTVAIGCTGGRHRSVYVTNQLAERFAQDYDVIVRHRDISKA
- a CDS encoding RNA polymerase factor sigma-54 — protein: MKHSLQLKLSQHLTLTPQLQQSIRLLQLSTVELNQELERYLAENPLLEREDIPQEESLPAKPGTNPETEAERDGDAEGDGESQAASAPETHEDRGNDDVPSMGDDMGSGVRRDSGDRDDFTQFAAAEPTLQDHLLAQLALLSLTERDRNIAALLVGHLDEDGYFPRDLAELRETMAEAIPELEPEEIDIARRHIQFLEPTGVGARDVPECLALQLRTMPVQTPHRDGAIALVTNHLDVLAARDFNRLKRLLGVDEDELRDIRALILTLDPKPGRAFGAGDVRYVVPDVVVRKSSGRWTATLNRDAMPRLRINKMYADILQASRDNGAKHLAGQLQEARWLIKNVQQRFDTILRVTQAIVDRQKNYFEHGEVAMRPLVLREIAEAVGLHESTISRVTTQKYMFTPRGILELKYFFGSHVSTDTGGSCSATAIRALIKQLVAAEDGKKPLSDHRISDILAQQGIQVARRTVAKYREALQIQPANLRKSI
- a CDS encoding PTS sugar transporter subunit IIA gives rise to the protein MNLVTNLLPQEHVLLDLDATSKKRLFEQVGLLFENSRQVPRARVFDAFFDREKLGSTALGCGVAIPHGRIKALKEPLCAFVRTATPLAFEAPDGQPVQLVFAMLVPEHATEGHLQILSELAQMFSDPGFRTALLDAKDAREAHATITGWSPYAPAQRTAAL
- the mutY gene encoding A/G-specific adenine glycosylase → MPSPESFSARVVRWQRRHGRHDLPWQGTRDAYRIWLSEVMLQQTQVTTVIPYYERFLARFPSVAALAAAPEDDVLALWSGLGYYARARNLHRAAKSVMTDHAGVFPTTFDALVALPGIGRSTAAAIAAFASGELRAILDGNVKRVIARHAGIGGDPASNAVVASLWEAAEARLPARAIESYTQGLMDLGATVCVVREPACATCPVALDCVARGEDRIAELPGRKRRRESPRRAIAMLVTLRAGEVLLEKRPAKGIWGGLWSLPEFPADQKPPAGARALAPFTHVFTHFTLDVTPWEIKGTVPFLEKGSVPFFWLPLSELEGAALPAPVKKLLREVRSASAGEGTCAGTPRARSRRATRGASASRRS